From Solanum lycopersicum chromosome 8, SLM_r2.1, the proteins below share one genomic window:
- the LOC138338013 gene encoding uncharacterized protein produces the protein MHMQDRKFWKHPDVVYISSRWSCYTNHSVIEQIKLSLSDKQLEMFRNTCFGYFLDLPKSSTQLQLIHCLINRELKHTPDDVFAIEINNKKLFFGLREFGIVTGLNCVGDGTSINVPNSRCSLMSSYFPEKITVPKSHLRALFLAKKFIDDDSAVSLAVLYFINDFLFSYEDNEYQISNRDFYLVESGKFNSYPWGLDVYKKLSDSVRHELKSTHKYYRIGGLPLALQIWIFECCSKVDEDIAIRVADSIPRILNWKTIAESPWLKYIEKCLFMPTKNKFENIVASEDEVSKFRLPETRDYHAEILKLEPKGSNHGLDILTNEVIELRKELVKVNENNKALEEKIDLGFNQIKEFVVNSNKQLLEDISLLFAKSGGSSSVIQEVKEPSKKHADETFSGGLDFNGVNFDMFF, from the exons atgcATATGCAGGATCGTAAATTCTGGAAACATCCTGATGTTGTGTATATTTCGAGTAGGTGGTCATGTTACACTAATCATAGTGTCATTGAACAAATCAAACTATCTTTATCTGATAAACAACTTGAGATGTTTAGGAATACATGTTTTGGGTACTTTCTTGACCTTCCAAAATCAAGCACACAACTACAACTTATTCATTGTCTTATAAATAGAGAGTTAAAACACACACCGGATGATGTGTTtgctattgaaataaataacaaaaagttattttttggtCTTAGAGAATTTGGGATAGTTACAGGCTTAAATTGTGTTGGTGATGGCACATCTATCAATGTTCCCAATTCTAGATGTAGTTTGATGAGTAGTTATTTTCCGGAAAAAATCACAGTTCCAAAGAGTCATCTACGTGCACTGTTTTTAGCTAAAAAATTCATAGATGATGACTCGGCTGTTTCATTGGCTGTTCTATacttcattaatgattttttattttcatatgagGACAACGAATACCAAATTAGCAATAGAGATTTTTACCTTGTGGAAAGTGGAAAATTCAATTCATATCCGTGGGGTTTAGATGTCTACAAAAAGTTGTCTGATTCTGTGAGGCATGAGCTTAAGTCAACACATAAGTACTATAGAATTGGTGGCTTGCCTCTTGCTCTTCAAATTTGGATATTTGAGTGTTGttcaaaggttgatgaagataTAGCTATTCGTGTTGCTGATTCTATTCCAAGAATCTTGAATTGGAAGACAATTGCAGAAAGTCCATGGTTAAAATATATTGAGAAATGTCTCTTCATGCCTACAAAAAACAAG TTTGAGAACATAGTGGCCAGTGAAGATGAAGTATCCAAATTCAGGCTTCCTGAAACTCGTGATTACCAtgctgaaattttgaaattggagCCTAAAGGATCAAATCATGGTCTAGACATTTTGACCAATGAAGTCATAGAATTGAGAAAAGAGCTTGTAAAA gtgaatgaaaataacaaagCGCTTGAAGAGAAGATTGATTTAGGATTCAATCAAATCAAAGAATTTGTGGTGAACTCAAACAAACAATTATTGGAGGatatttctttgttgtttgCTAAGAGTGGTGGTAGCAGCTCTGTTATTCAAGAAGTTAAGGAACCATCTAAGAAGCATGCTGACGAGACATTTTCAGGTGGATTAGATTTTAATGGAG ttaactttgatatgtttttttaa